In Fusarium oxysporum f. sp. lycopersici 4287 chromosome 12, whole genome shotgun sequence, one DNA window encodes the following:
- a CDS encoding hypothetical protein (At least one base has a quality score < 10), translated as MTSKDSEKPTVVHDPEPIDFFTKESLGMNNQVYETKFASLGRWAVVKTFWKALLFCMILNWAALNDGFQQQIPGNVIPMQAFINTMADTTINGKPAVSARVVSYWQGFAEMSKTLGMFTGGYFADRLGRNAIATQLITIHQPTKWRPLIATEFIFTGLLILMVWLVPESHIYYARKGEDDKAKKSMLTLYGNIDGYDVEHEYRVIQHGIDAERQLHLESKSSSFFEIFDKHNWRRTLAGCMGICSQWAAGAPIVFSYSTYFFAVAGLKDPFLVTIITFVLLIIAIVSSLVAGCFAMMLFNVGLGTTGFFKNTASDKAALGCLLLWVIAYGCSAGPIGFVAAGETSTPRLRAQTTSFNLGCYGLGFVVFQWTVSYMISPDAGNLGVKAVFVWAGLLVPTTVLLWFFYPETYGRSYWELDELYSRNIPAWRFKNTPTLVDESGGKNRALMSGRNDHSTNPEYHDLIDTRILIKVK; from the exons ATGACTTCCAAAGATTCGGAGAAACCAACTGTCGTCCACGACCCAGAGCCGATTGACTTCTTTACCAAAGAGTCGCTGGGCATGAATAACCAAGTCTACGAGACCAAGTTTGCAT CCCTTGGACGATGGGCCGTTGTCAAGACATTTTGGAAGGCTCTCCTTTTCTGCATGATCTTGAACTGGGCAGCCTTGAACGATGGC TTTCAGCAACAGATTCCCGGTAACGTCATCCCGATGCAAgccttcatcaacaccatggccGATACCACGATCAACGGCAAGCCAGCCGTCAGCGCTCGAGTCGTCTCCTACTGGCAGGGTTTCGCTGAGATGTCCAAGACCCTTGGCATGTTCACAGGTGGTTATTTTGCCGATAGGTTGGGTAGAAA CGCGATTGCTACGCAGCTCATTACTATCCATCAGCCGACCAAGTGGCGACCTCTAATTGCCACTGAGTTCATTTTCACTGGA CTTCTTATCTTGATGGTATGGCTCGTTCCCGAGTCTCATATCTACTACGCTCGAAAGGGAGAGgacgacaaggccaagaagtcTATGCTAACACTCTACGGTAACATTGACGGCTACGATGTG GAACACGAGTATCGTGTCATCCAGCATGGTATCGATGCTGAGAGGCAGCTTCATCTCGAGTCCAAGTCCTCGTCCTTCTTTGAGATCTTCGACAAGCATAACTGGCGCAGGACATTGGCTGGATGCATGGGTATTTGCAGTCAATGGGCTGCTGGAGCACCAATTGTGTTTTCCTACTCAACA TACTTCTTCGCTGTTGCCGGTCTGAAGGATCCCTTTCTCGTCACCATCATTAC ATTCGTGCTACTCATTATCGCCATTGTATCATCCCTCGTCGC TGGATGTTTCGCCATGATGCTTTTCAATGTTGGCCTCGGAACTACTGGATTCTTCAAGAACACGGCCTCCGATAAGGCGGCCTTGGGCTGTCTTCTCCTCTGGGTTATCGCTTACGGCTGCTCAGCCGGACCGATCGGTTTTGTTGCAGCTGGCGAAACCTCTACCCCACGTCTACGAGCCCAGACGACCTCATTCAATTTGGGCTGCTATGGTCTTGGATT TGTTGTCTTCCAATGGACCGTCTCGTACATGATCAGCCCGGATGCTGGTAACCTTGGTGTCAAGGCTGTGTTTGTCTGGGCTGGATTGTTGGTACCCACGACTGTTCTTCTTTGGTTCTTCTACCCCGAG ACCTATGGTCGAAGTTACTGGGAGCTCGACGAGCTTTATTCCCGAAATATCCCTGCTTGGCGATTCAAGAATACTCCAACGTTGGTTGACGAGAGTGGTGGCAAGAATCGAGCTCTTATGTCTGGTCGAAATGACCATTCGACGAACCCAGAATACCATGACTTGATCGATACGAGGATACTCATCAAGGTAAAATGA
- a CDS encoding hypothetical protein (At least one base has a quality score < 10) — protein MDRAVVPVLAVPLLVTSRMQLMLPVQETPFISERSYNNEEVIIDGDKMPGTPAALGASLAGKDRGIFHVEKAEYWRFIHITLTKGPYGVYVKDSHNNYFERLTTHSNYETGFHMQNSISNNEIVYLDTYNNADPRNNGQNADGMAIKEGSGAGNIIRGIRSYENSDDGIDLYEFKSSVTILDNIIFDNGVNRWNFNPHRGDGIGIKLGGGSPANRANVNHVARNNFSFRNRRGFSDNNMPGDMTLIHNTAWKNREEGFNQRTSMATYENNLAANNAGSSSLSKQNTLNSVKGKGNNWEKGGSWQDADFKATSTSLVKGRRQADGKITRSDFLRPVDGGNYGATTHWV, from the exons ATGGATCGAGCAGTGGTTCCGGTTCTAGCAGTTCCCCTCTTGGTGACATCCAGGATGCAGTTAATGTTGCCGGTGCAGGAGACACCATTTATCTCCGAAAG GTCCTACAACAatgaagaagtcatcattGACGGTGACAAGATGCCTGGTACTCCGGCTGCCCTTGGCGCCAGTCTCGCTGGCAAAGATCGCGGCATCTTTCATGTCGAGAAGGCGGAGTACTGGAGATTCATCCACATCACTCTCACCAAGGGCCCTTACGGTGTCTACGTGAAGGATTCACACAACAACTACTTCGAGCGCTTGACTACCCACAGCAACTACGAGACTGGTTTCCACATGCAGAACAGCATCTCGAACAACGAGATCGTCTATCTTGACACCTACAACAACGCTGATCCACGCAACAATGGCCAGAATGCTGATGGTATGGCTATCAAGGAAGGCTCTGGCGCTGGCAACATCATCCGTGGTATTCGCAGCTACGAGAATTCTGATGATGGTATCGATCTGTACGAGTTCAAATCTTCTGTCACCATCCTTGACAACATCATCTTCGACAACGGCGTGAACCGGTGGAACTTCAACCCTCACAGAGGAGATGGCATTGGCATCAAGCTCGGCGGTGGATCACCCGCCAACCGAGCCAACGTCAACCATGTAGCTCGCAACAACTTCTCCTTCCGCAATCGCCGTGGCTTCAGCGACAACAACATGCCCGGTGATATGACTCTCATCCACAACACTGCTTGGAAGAACCGTGAGGAAGGTTTCAACCAACGCACTTCCATGGCTACCTACGAGAATAACCTTGCTGCCAACAATGCCGGCTCCAGCAGCCTGAGCAAGCAGAACACGCTCAATTCGGTGAAGGGTAAGGGTAACAACTGGGAGAAGGGTGGATCTTGGCAGGATGCGGACTTCAAGGCTACTTCTACTAGCCTTGTCAAGGGACGTCGACAGGCTGATGGCAAGATCACTCGAAGTGACTTTCTTCGCCCTGTTGATGGCGGCAACTATGGCGCTACTACTCACTGGGTCTAA